The region GACCAGAAGGCCGATATCCCGCCCGGGGACCGAGAGCCGCTCGGGCAGCCCCCGCGTAACGTCCGGCTGGTCGGTCGGCGGCTCCTCGTTCGAGGACGACCCCCCGCGCCGGAGCAGATACACCGTGTAGGCGACTAACAGCCCCGCCAGCACGGCCCCGTCGAGACGGCCGACGGTGCGGTCGAGCAGGACTGCGGCGCCGACGGCCGTACTGGCGAGCAGCGCGACGCCGTCCCGTCTGACGAGCGACGACTCGACGGGGATAGCCCCGAACAGCGAGACCACGCCGAGGATAAAGGCGAGGTTGTAGATGTTCGACCCGAGGACGTTGGAGACGGCGATGTCACTGAAACCTTTGAACGCCGCGTCGAGCGAGACGGCGAGCTCGGGTGTCGACGTGCCGACAGCGACGACCGTCAGCCCGATAACGAGCTCCGAGAGCCCGGCGCGCCGGGCCAGTCGCACCGCCGAATCCACGAGGAGTCGCGCGCCGACC is a window of Halomicroarcula saliterrae DNA encoding:
- a CDS encoding calcium/sodium antiporter codes for the protein MIGGGPVVQLVVVALTVVGLWVGARLLVDSAVRLARRAGLSELVIGLTVVAVGTSTPELAVSLDAAFKGFSDIAVSNVLGSNIYNLAFILGVVSLFGAIPVESSLVRRDGVALLASTAVGAAVLLDRTVGRLDGAVLAGLLVAYTVYLLRRGGSSSNEEPPTDQPDVTRGLPERLSVPGRDIGLLVAGLAVVLVSGDLLIGAASTLARSAGISEWVIGGTIVAAGTSTPEFAVSLVAVRRGSLGVSVGNIVGSNIFNLLGVLGLAALVRPLSVSQTALSTLWWLVVVSTLVVAALWTGRELSRAEGGLFAGSELVRWALSLL